A part of Chanos chanos chromosome 9, fChaCha1.1, whole genome shotgun sequence genomic DNA contains:
- the LOC115820503 gene encoding endothelial differentiation-related factor 1 homolog isoform X2 yields the protein MAESDWDTVTILRKKGPSSAQAKSKQAVAAAQRRGEEVETTKKWSAGQNKQHMVTKNTAKLDRETEELHHQRVSLEVGKKINEKPQVIADYESGKAIPNNQIMGKIERAIGLRLRGKDMGQPFEAKSKKK from the exons ATGGCGGAAAGCGACTGGGATACTGTGACTATCTTGAGGAAGAAGGGTCCTTCTTCAGCACAGGCCAAATCCAAGCAG GCTGTCGCTGCTGCACAGAGGcgtggagaggaggtggagaccACAAAGAAAT GGTCGGCGGGACAGAACAAACAGCACATGGTGACTAAGAATACGGCAAAACTGGACCGTGAAACTGAAGAGTTGCACCACCAGAGAGTTTCGCTGGAGGTGGGCAAG AAAATCAATGAGAAACCGCAGGTCATTGCTGACTATGAAAGTGGAAAAGCCATTCCAAATAACCAGATTATGGGCAAGATTGAGAGAGCCATTG GATTGAGACTCCGTGGGAAAGACATGGGACAACCCTTCGAAGCAAAGTCCAAGAAGAAATGA
- the LOC115820503 gene encoding endothelial differentiation-related factor 1 homolog isoform X3: MAESDWDTVTILRKKGPSSAQAKSKQAVAAAQRRGEEVETTKKWSAGQNKQHMVTKNTAKLDRETEELHHQRVSLEKINEKPQVIADYESGKAIPNNQIMGKIERAIGLRLRGKDMGQPFEAKSKKK, translated from the exons ATGGCGGAAAGCGACTGGGATACTGTGACTATCTTGAGGAAGAAGGGTCCTTCTTCAGCACAGGCCAAATCCAAGCAG GCTGTCGCTGCTGCACAGAGGcgtggagaggaggtggagaccACAAAGAAAT GGTCGGCGGGACAGAACAAACAGCACATGGTGACTAAGAATACGGCAAAACTGGACCGTGAAACTGAAGAGTTGCACCACCAGAGAGTTTCGCTGGAG AAAATCAATGAGAAACCGCAGGTCATTGCTGACTATGAAAGTGGAAAAGCCATTCCAAATAACCAGATTATGGGCAAGATTGAGAGAGCCATTG GATTGAGACTCCGTGGGAAAGACATGGGACAACCCTTCGAAGCAAAGTCCAAGAAGAAATGA
- the LOC115820503 gene encoding endothelial differentiation-related factor 1 homolog isoform X1: protein MAESDWDTVTILRKKGPSSAQAKSKQAVAAAQRRGEEVETTKKWSAGQNKQHMVTKNTAKLDRETEELHHQRVSLEVGKVIQKGRQDKGMTQKDLATKINEKPQVIADYESGKAIPNNQIMGKIERAIGLRLRGKDMGQPFEAKSKKK from the exons ATGGCGGAAAGCGACTGGGATACTGTGACTATCTTGAGGAAGAAGGGTCCTTCTTCAGCACAGGCCAAATCCAAGCAG GCTGTCGCTGCTGCACAGAGGcgtggagaggaggtggagaccACAAAGAAAT GGTCGGCGGGACAGAACAAACAGCACATGGTGACTAAGAATACGGCAAAACTGGACCGTGAAACTGAAGAGTTGCACCACCAGAGAGTTTCGCTGGAGGTGGGCAAGGTCATCCAGAAGGGTCGTCAGGACAAAGGGATGACTCAGAAAGATCTTGCCACT AAAATCAATGAGAAACCGCAGGTCATTGCTGACTATGAAAGTGGAAAAGCCATTCCAAATAACCAGATTATGGGCAAGATTGAGAGAGCCATTG GATTGAGACTCCGTGGGAAAGACATGGGACAACCCTTCGAAGCAAAGTCCAAGAAGAAATGA